One window of the Shewanella khirikhana genome contains the following:
- a CDS encoding conjugal transfer protein TraF, which translates to MKTKLVAASLGLMFSQYGLCAQDVFEARSDAMGGTGVASASLEAAPWMNPALLSLPGYTEGDFGLLIPVLGAEVSDKDNMSDKFDTLEDNYDGLDAAINNGDVDAIDTYRAALLADLKGLDGNTAYASAGIGFSFAMPTKGMSWGVYYRSYLDGVAVADISDTDLILLETLDPMNPPELDDLTSQGRVIAGASSELALSVSMPLSIVNMPVTIGLTPKLQRLDSFNYAVSANNFDAGDFDSDDYRNDDTGFNLDAGLAIMPMRGLTLGLVGRNLIERELETVESEGVQLKYRAGPMVTLGAAYTTASWQLSTDLDLTDNEKFVGLEGTKYWRFGGEWQALDWLSLRLGYRQDLNDMTADIYSVGTGFQIGEGFKLDLTGMWGDNDTVGAVLQSSYHF; encoded by the coding sequence ATGAAAACAAAGCTCGTGGCAGCCTCGTTGGGGCTGATGTTCAGCCAGTATGGATTGTGCGCGCAGGACGTTTTTGAGGCCCGCAGTGACGCCATGGGCGGCACTGGTGTGGCGTCGGCCAGCTTGGAGGCGGCCCCCTGGATGAATCCGGCGCTGTTGTCGTTGCCTGGTTATACCGAAGGGGACTTTGGCCTGCTGATCCCTGTGCTTGGGGCCGAGGTGTCGGACAAAGACAATATGTCCGATAAGTTCGACACCCTCGAAGATAACTACGACGGCCTGGATGCGGCCATCAATAACGGCGATGTGGATGCCATAGATACCTACCGCGCTGCACTACTGGCTGACCTTAAGGGGCTTGATGGCAACACCGCGTATGCCTCGGCCGGTATCGGTTTTAGCTTTGCCATGCCCACCAAGGGTATGAGCTGGGGCGTGTATTATCGCAGTTATCTCGATGGCGTCGCGGTGGCGGATATCAGCGATACCGATCTGATACTGCTGGAAACCCTCGACCCCATGAATCCCCCTGAGCTCGATGACCTGACCTCCCAGGGGCGGGTGATTGCCGGTGCTTCTTCGGAGCTGGCGCTCTCGGTCAGCATGCCACTGTCGATAGTGAATATGCCGGTCACCATCGGCCTGACCCCCAAGCTGCAGCGGCTCGACAGCTTCAACTACGCCGTCAGTGCCAACAACTTTGATGCGGGCGACTTCGACAGCGACGATTACCGCAACGATGACACTGGATTCAATCTGGATGCCGGTCTTGCCATTATGCCGATGCGTGGCCTGACCCTGGGCTTGGTGGGGCGTAATTTAATCGAGCGCGAGCTGGAAACCGTGGAGTCGGAAGGGGTGCAGCTTAAATACCGCGCTGGCCCCATGGTGACACTGGGTGCCGCTTACACCACCGCCAGTTGGCAGCTGAGCACCGATTTGGATTTGACCGACAACGAAAAGTTTGTCGGCCTTGAAGGCACCAAATACTGGCGTTTTGGCGGAGAATGGCAAGCGCTCGACTGGCTGTCGCTGAGGCTTGGTTATCGCCAGGATCTGAATGATATGACTGCCGATATTTACTCGGTGGGCACAGGTTTTCAGATTGGCGAAGGCTTCAAGCTCGACCTCACCGGGATGTGGGGCGACAATGACACCGTCGGCGCCGTATTGCAGAGCTCATATCACTTTTAA
- a CDS encoding sulfite exporter TauE/SafE family protein: protein MLSDPLTLVLALLIIFSGALIQSLIGFGLAVVASPLLYLVEPELVPVPVILMGFSIALLTLLRERSALEFSGLQYALLGRIPGGLFGAALLLAAPTPVLGLAIATIVFLAVALSLLRLSAPINRVTLFVAGTVSGVFGTIAAIGGPPMAILLAGKDPGKFRAALSAFFIFSSLIALSILAFAGLVTEAQLWWSVTLLPAVVAGYWVAGKLLGRVDKQKTRVATLVLCSLSALLLTLKSLAEL from the coding sequence ATGTTGTCCGATCCTCTCACTCTGGTGCTGGCGCTGTTAATTATTTTCAGTGGTGCGCTAATCCAAAGCCTGATTGGTTTTGGTCTTGCCGTGGTGGCAAGCCCGCTGCTGTATCTGGTCGAGCCCGAACTGGTGCCAGTGCCTGTGATTCTGATGGGCTTCTCCATTGCCCTGCTCACCTTACTGAGAGAGCGCAGCGCCCTTGAGTTTTCCGGGCTGCAATATGCGCTGCTGGGGCGGATCCCCGGCGGACTTTTTGGCGCAGCATTGCTGCTTGCCGCGCCCACACCGGTACTTGGCCTCGCCATCGCCACTATCGTATTTTTGGCGGTAGCCCTGAGCCTGCTGCGCCTGAGCGCGCCCATTAACCGCGTGACCCTGTTTGTTGCCGGCACTGTCTCCGGCGTGTTTGGTACCATCGCCGCCATTGGCGGGCCACCGATGGCAATACTGCTGGCAGGCAAAGACCCCGGCAAGTTCCGTGCGGCCCTGTCCGCCTTTTTCATTTTCAGCTCGCTGATTGCCTTGAGTATTCTGGCCTTTGCCGGGCTGGTAACCGAAGCTCAGCTTTGGTGGTCCGTTACCCTGTTGCCCGCGGTCGTTGCCGGTTATTGGGTTGCTGGTAAACTGCTTGGCAGAGTCGATAAACAAAAAACCAGAGTCGCAACCCTGGTTTTATGTAGTCTCAGCGCCCTGCTGCTGACACTGAAGTCCCTGGCCGAGCTCTGA
- the metJ gene encoding met regulon transcriptional regulator MetJ has protein sequence MTEWNGEYISPYAEHGKKNEQVKKITVSIPLKVLKILTDERTRRQVNNLRHATNSELLCEAFLHAYTGQPLPNDDDLSKDKPDSIPSEAKKLMDEMGIEWEDME, from the coding sequence ATGACTGAATGGAATGGCGAATACATCAGCCCTTACGCTGAGCACGGCAAAAAGAATGAGCAGGTGAAAAAGATCACCGTTTCCATTCCTTTGAAAGTGTTGAAAATCCTGACAGACGAGCGCACCCGCCGCCAGGTTAACAACCTTCGTCATGCCACCAACAGTGAGCTCCTGTGTGAGGCTTTCCTCCACGCCTATACCGGCCAGCCACTGCCAAACGACGATGATCTGTCCAAGGATAAGCCCGACTCTATTCCTTCCGAGGCCAAAAAGCTGATGGATGAGATGGGCATCGAATGGGAAGACATGGAGTAA
- the metB gene encoding cystathionine gamma-synthase — MTQRKAATIAVRQGIESDTQHGAVVPPIYLSTNYSFDGHKNPRKFDYSRSGNPTRCILGEALAELEQGATGVVTCTGMAAITLVTSLLGPDDLLVVPHDCYGGSYRLFTNLANKGAFKLAVVDQTDEAALAAAIAQKPRMVWLETPSNPLLRVVDIQAISDASHEVGALVVVDNTFLSPILQQPLLLGADIVIHSTTKYINGHSDVVGGAVIAKDAELGETLHWWSNTLGLTGSAFDSYLTLRGIRTLGVRVREHQSNAQRIVEVLKNSPQVSKVYYPGLADHPGHEIAARQQKGFGAMLSFELVGGEKEVVAFLESLQHFSVAESLGGVESLIAVPATMTHRAMVPEARAEAGIKDTLLRLSVGIEDAEDLVADIKAALAAVAAC, encoded by the coding sequence ATGACACAGCGCAAAGCAGCCACCATCGCGGTGCGTCAGGGCATCGAGAGCGACACCCAGCATGGCGCCGTGGTTCCTCCCATTTATCTGTCGACCAATTATTCCTTCGATGGCCACAAGAATCCGCGCAAGTTCGACTACAGCCGCTCGGGTAATCCGACCCGCTGTATTCTGGGCGAAGCCCTGGCTGAACTTGAACAAGGCGCGACCGGCGTTGTGACCTGTACCGGCATGGCCGCCATTACCTTGGTGACCAGCCTTCTGGGGCCGGATGATCTCTTGGTTGTGCCCCACGATTGTTACGGTGGCAGCTATCGTCTGTTCACCAATCTCGCCAACAAAGGCGCCTTCAAGCTGGCGGTTGTAGATCAGACCGATGAGGCTGCATTGGCGGCCGCCATTGCCCAAAAGCCTCGGATGGTATGGCTTGAAACCCCATCCAACCCACTGCTGCGGGTCGTGGATATTCAGGCCATCAGCGATGCCAGCCACGAGGTGGGCGCCCTGGTGGTGGTGGACAACACCTTCTTGTCGCCGATTTTGCAGCAGCCGTTGCTGCTCGGTGCTGACATAGTTATTCACTCCACTACCAAGTACATCAATGGTCACAGCGATGTGGTTGGCGGCGCCGTGATTGCCAAGGACGCCGAGCTGGGCGAGACCCTGCACTGGTGGTCCAACACCCTGGGGCTGACCGGCAGCGCCTTCGACAGCTACCTGACCCTGCGCGGCATTCGCACCCTGGGTGTGCGGGTACGTGAGCATCAGTCCAATGCCCAGCGCATTGTTGAAGTGCTGAAAAACAGCCCGCAGGTGAGCAAGGTCTACTACCCGGGGCTTGCCGACCACCCTGGCCATGAAATTGCCGCAAGACAGCAAAAAGGCTTTGGCGCTATGCTGAGTTTTGAGCTGGTGGGCGGCGAAAAAGAAGTGGTGGCGTTCCTTGAATCGCTGCAACACTTCAGCGTGGCAGAAAGCCTGGGCGGAGTGGAATCCCTGATTGCCGTACCCGCAACCATGACCCACAGAGCCATGGTGCCAGAGGCCCGCGCCGAGGCCGGAATTAAAGACACCCTGCTGCGCCTGTCGGTGGGGATTGAAGATGCAGAAGATTTAGTGGCCGACATCAAGGCCGCCCTGGCTGCCGTAGCAGCCTGTTAA